DNA sequence from the Nicotiana tomentosiformis chromosome 3, ASM39032v3, whole genome shotgun sequence genome:
ttctaatgctactcttccttggtggaagagttctagttgatctcaacttctaactcctcccttatcttggatagtgttctctttgattaaggagtcattctccttatcaattatgcaaccttttcaatcaggagatatcaattataccaagttaagctaatctccttcacgtgcatcccacatgctcgaatatgcccgtgtctatgcacacaagggatggacctggttcatgcctgagcttcctttgtcaatcttcaaaacaaaccttcacttgggccaacaaccACTACTTGTAATGGTTCAACAACACTGTTATTCATCACCATTGATTCTTGAAAAGCCATCATTTCAGAGTGTTCCAAATTCTTGCACATATTATAATAATTCTTGCAATTGTTAGTAGCCAACAAGCCATCAACAGAACTCGTTATCTCATCAGTTCCATCGGAAACATTATTCAACGTCGTGATTGTGGAAGTTTCGGATGAACTGTTAACGTGCTTCAGCTTCTTGATGGCACAGAGAACATAATCTCTACAGTCTTGGTCGAACTTGTGAAGAATAACCTTAGAAAGCTCGTACTCCTTCATGAGCCAATGTCCATCTTTCTGATCTTCAGGGTAAAACTCTTTATTCTTGTAAGACAAATTTGTCTTGGATCCAATATTAACCATTGGTTTGCCCTTGGCGTCCTGTTTCCAACTTCCCTTGTTTCCTACAGCACGATGATACCTCGCGTTGCTTTTCTTCTTCAGCTTTGTGATAAAGTGGGGATAACTACTGCTGTCCTCATCATCACCACAGGGTACTCCATGTTCATATATTTCCCAGGGTTCTTGTTTGCCATAGACATCAACGTTAGTGGTAATAAATCCAGCATCATACATCTCTTGTCCAACAACGAATCTCAACAAGAACGTAAGTCCTTCTGAATCTTTTGGGCGGAAACGGAAACCCTCTTCTAGCTCTAAGTGCCCCATGAATAACAATGAATATCTCAACAAGAACGCAACCTTTGAATGACAATGAAACAGAACTAGAAAGAACAAGAATAGTACTATGAAAGAAGCAGAGAGCGAAGGAGGGTTGAGAGTAGTCCAGTGAATTTATAGATATCTACCTCCGTTTAGGAAATTATTACTTAGGCAATAATTAAGTAGGGCTTAAGTTGGTTAATTATTTCTTCTACCCAAAGTAAGAACTTAAGGAAACTTTTCTTTTCCCAATCATATATGGACAACTTTTGTTTTTCATATTCATATTCGTATCCCCTATTTGGCCATAGTTCTTTTCTATGATTTAAGGAAGTTATTACTATAATTTTCAACATTTAAATGTACTTACTTTTGTAATATAAAGAGACAATGCTAAATCATCGATCATGCGCTAATTGGATTAATTTTTTGAATGTTGAGAAATTTAAAGCTTTAATAAGGAAATAGTGGAAAAGAAAATTCCACTTAAttccaattttattttttttatactaTAAGCTAACTTTAAGTATTTGGTGTTTGTGACTTTTTTCCCACCCAAATAAGCTATCCCTAGCCCCCGGCGCGTATGCAAGATTTTTATGCAAACGGTGTCGATATTTAAAGAAGTGAACAAATGAATCAATGTAGAAGatcatattaaaaaaaatacacaattcaaatcatattaataaattcaaattcaagttaCTGTAACTCTAATGGACGagtttttaatttttcaaaaatatattatatatataaggaaCCAAACAACCTTTTAAAAACTCATCATTCCACTTAATTCCGACTCTATCTTTCCCAAGTTTGATGGGTTAAGGTGGATTAAGGATTAAATCTGGGATTAAATCTATACTATATTTGGTTGACAGTATAAATTTATCCCAGGATAAATTATACCGTCAACCAAATACAGTATAAATTTAATCTCACACATTATCCCCGTACCAAACAACCCCTAATAAGTTAATTTTAAGTAATTGGTGTTTATGACTCTTTTTAACCCAAATAAACTATCCATGGCCCTATCCGAccctatttaatttttaataattgGTTACAGGAGAAAAAAGAGTTAAGCTAAGCACCTGCTTTCTTTTCTTGCGTTCTATCTGGGTATTTTCGCATATGGAGAAAGCTCTGGCTCTTTCTATGACTCGGTGAGGCAAATAATCACATATACTTCTTGATGTCAATTTTGCGCTGCACTTTTATAAAGGATTTCAATGTCTCCACCAAGAGTTATGGGAGAGTAACCACAACGACCGGAACATATACCAATAACACCGTCTAAAACAAACTATAGGTAAGATATTAATATATCACAGATTTACACCTGAGAACATCAAACTTTAACTCATTATAAATTTTACCTACCTAACTAAAATTATTAGTTCAATTGCAGGTTCACATGCTATGCTATCTAATCATATGTCATTTGACAATCAAACCACTCGAATAGGCCAACCGTTCATCAATTTCagccagtgttttaaaaggttttcggggcgaggcgcaccaaaaatgccccgaggcgatggtgtgaggcgaaagtctcaagaggcataCGTCCGGGCGTTTGAGGCATATTTttgtagtgaggcgtaagccctagagaatgttttaaattaaaacaaaatttgttgaataagtcattcatataatacccaaattctcaaaagtcagcttgtaattactcaaaaaatttaaaaaggaactgaaatgtattaaatttaaaagtcaagaccttttttattgattgaagccctaataTTTATGGTCTTTtctaattctttatcttgtccgctagtatgctaatatctcccaaaagcaataaatattcaattttttttacaaatacaaagagaactccattctccttcatagcagcaagatcaaagttcaaattgcaggttagtcatccttttagttcctccatatagaaaacatTATTCTTTCGACTCAAGTTatttgtgcttgtaagtagcgtataatatatatatatatatatatatatatatatatatatatatatatatatatagttttctttaatttttatgtgattttacttgtttataaatatttaatgtaattatattattttataaaatattatggggattacgccccgtgcctcggggcttacgtcTCGCGAAGGCATGTGTAAAACACCTCGCCTTATGCCCATACCTTTTAAAACATTGATTTCAGCTTGTACTTTTTCCTTCAAATTTACTTTTACTCCTTACATTATTGTTTTCATATAATTTATACTGTTTGTACTACTTAACATGGGACACATGTGCAACGCACGTAATCAGAGACTAAGCTAGCTATTAATATATGTCTCAAAACTCTTTGTATAGTTAAATGAATGTAAAAGGTTAAAGTTTGCGAATGCAcgaaataaaattataaatagaattgtgTTAGTGTTTTGAAGGAATCTTATAAGTTGAAACATGTTATATTTGATGGAAAAACACCTATGAACAGCGGAAACAAATAGTCAGGTTTACTTGCATTTAATATAGACAACACACAATCACAGATTTAATCAAACGTAAAATCGATATTAATTGGTGAAGGATTATAATAAGCAGGGGAAGTAATCCCAgtatcaaaatcacatgtaatcTAGACAACTAGCATAAACGGGATTTCACGggttacctcttgaagcgtgaacaaagCTCCTCTATCACGTGAGCCTCCAATTCCACAACAACTCAATGAATTCTCCATCATCAGCATGATAAATATTCGCGAACGTTCCACGGCCTTCTGctgtgttacccaaataatattCGGTAATAGTAATTTCGTGTGGGCGAAATTTTCTAGGAAAAAGGCTAAACAATTTCGGCCACCTTGTTCTACCTCCTCTAGGTGGAAAACCTTATGTATTTATAGCATAAGTTTTAAGGGTTAAAACCCTTTTCCAAAACCTGTTGGGTTTTCTTTTCCACCAGAAAAAGGATTTCTTTATTTCATATTATTTAGGCACAGCAGGGACCAcagaatttaattaacaaggcttccaattatggaattaatttctaatttttgaaattaatatccaccataattaattacgaattattccactaaaaattcgtaattgcactccttattcaatttcgaaatccatccattaaatcttatttaactccccatgttaagattcagatacgaatcaattaaattaaattactgacgatttaatttattgattatttcctttagattttcgcttaacttatttcatgtgtcggatacaaaatccaccggccgggtttacacatgaaaacttataagctttcataaaggtgtatcatcaatctttaaaccgagacatggattccatcaactaactgttacttcgccaatgtacattat
Encoded proteins:
- the LOC104095605 gene encoding NAC domain containing protein 52-like, whose translation is MGHLELEEGFRFRPKDSEGLTFLLRFVVGQEMYDAGFITTNVDVYGKQEPWEIYEHGVPCGDDEDSSSYPHFITKLKKKSNARYHRAVGNKGSWKQDAKGKPMVNIGSKTNLSYKNKEFYPEDQKDGHWLMKEYELSKVILHKFDQDCRDYVLCAIKKLKHVNSSSETSTITTLNNVSDGTDEITSSVDGLLATNNCKNYYNMCKNLEHSEMMAFQESMVMNNSVVEPLQVVVVGPSEGLF